CTGTACTAAGAGAGGGCGTCATTCCCATTGTGGCCGGGTTTCAGGGTAAGACTCCGAGCGGAGATGTTACCACCTTGGGACGCGGTGGCAGCGATACGACCGCAGCTGCTATTGCAGCAGCCTTAGGTGCAGAGGCAATAGAAATTTTTACCGACGTGGATGGTGTAATGACAGCTGACCCACACTTGGTGGGAGAGGCCCACACTCTCGATGTTGTCACTTACGAAGAAGTTACCCAATTGGCTTATCAAGGTGCCAAGATTATTCATCCCCGGGCGCTAGAACTGGCCAGGCAATACAATATTCCGCTTAGAGTTCGATCTACCTTTTCCGACCAGCCGGGTACCTTGGTGACTCGCGGTGTCTACTGTCCCGGCAGGCTCAAACTGGCACCGGATCGCTTAATTACGGGCATAGCCCATCTATTGAATATTGCCCAAATTAAGGTGGAACTTCCTGCTGACGACAAGGCAAAGGAAACGGAGTTATTCGAGGCCTTAGCCCAGGTCGGAATCAGCATAGACCTAATCAACGTCTTTCCTGAAATGAAGATATTTACTATCCCAGAAAGTGATCTGCCCACTGCCCAACAAAGGCTGGCCCAAGCTGGCTTTAAAGCGACCATGACTCAGGGGCTAGCCAAGGTATCAGTGGTGGGCGCCGGTATGCGCGGTGTACCCGGCGTCATGGCCAGAATTGTTAAGGTGCTAAATGGTGCCGGGGTAGAGATTCTCCAGACTGCAGACTCGCACGCAACCATTTCTTGTCTGGTAAAGGCGGCGGATACCCAAAAGGCCCTTTGTGCCCTGCATGAAGGGTTCAACTTAGGAGAATAGGGAGGTGCCCATTGTGAAGGCAGAATTAGGTACCGTTATTACGGCTATGGTAACACCGTTCACAGACGAGCTTGAATTGGATCGGAACAAAATGGCCCAACTGACAGATCGGTTAATTGACCTGGGTTCCGATGGCTTGCTGGTGACAGGGACTACTGGTGAATCGCCCACATTGAATTTCGACGAAAAAGTTGCCTTGTGGCAGACTGTAATCAAGGCAGCTCGAGGACGGGTACCGGTGATGTTGGGTACAGGAACAAACAACACCCAGGACTGCATCGCTTTAACCAAAAAAGCAGAAGAAGTGGGTGGGGATGCGATACTGTTGGTTACTCCTTACTATAACAAACCACCCCAAAATGCCCTCTACGAACACTTCAAAGCAGTGGCCGCCGCAACAACACTACCGGTAATGATTTACAATGTTCCCGGCCGCACCGCCCGCAATATTGATCCAGATACGGTAGTTCGCTTAGCAAATGACGTCCCGAACATTGTTGCTCTTAAAGAGGCTGGGGGGAGCCTGGATCAAGTTTCCGAGATCTGCCGACGTGTCCCTAGCGGATTTAATGTCTACAGTGGAGATGACAGCCTCACTCTGCCCATGCTGGCCCTGGGAGCCAAAGGCATTGTCTCCGTAGCGTCCCACCTAGTGGCCGGCCAAATGCGAGAAATGATTTCTTCTTTTACTGAAGGTAACTGGGAAGCGGCTAAAGACATTCACCTAAAATATTTCCCAGTGTTCAAAGGCCTGTTTTTTACCACTAGCCCTGCACCGGTAAAAGCGGCCCTGAAACTGGTGGGTTTCCCTGTCGGCGGTCTGAGACAACCGCTGCTCCCGCTCACAAACAAAGAAGAGATCTATCTGGAAAGTATACTTAAAGAAGCAGGTCTTCTTTAAAGCTTAAGGAGGGAAACATTCCCTCCTTAGTTGTGTTGAGGTTGATTGGGCTGCCCAGCTATTGTAATAACACAGCAATTAAGGGTATAATATAGAGAGGCTACAGAGCGGGAGCGTTGGCAAAAAGGGCCAGGCTTTATCCCTGGTGGGCCCAGGGAGTTTTTTTATTATATGTAGCACATGGGAGGTGCGCTGTTGACCCTCGATACAAACAATAAGCTTACCCTAATTCCCTTGGGCGGAGTTGGGGAACGGGGTAAGAACATGCTTCTTCTGGAAACCGAACGAGATATTATTGCCATTGACTGCGGGTACATGATTCCAGAGGAGGAGCTGCTGGGAATTGACCTTGTTATCCCAGATATTTCTTACTTGTTAGATAACCAGGAAAAAGTGCGCGGCATTATTTTGACTCACGGCCATGAAGGACACATCGGTGCTTTACCATACCTGTTAAAACAAATCT
This sequence is a window from Bacillota bacterium. Protein-coding genes within it:
- the dapG gene encoding aspartate kinase; translation: MKIVVQKFGGTSVATRTARDQAVRRIIQAKENGQSPVVVISAIGRRGDPYATDTLLELMNEAGSSVPKRERDLLLSCGEVISCTLVSALLTSQGHLARALTGGQAGIITDAEFGNALIIEVLPEPLLTVLREGVIPIVAGFQGKTPSGDVTTLGRGGSDTTAAAIAAALGAEAIEIFTDVDGVMTADPHLVGEAHTLDVVTYEEVTQLAYQGAKIIHPRALELARQYNIPLRVRSTFSDQPGTLVTRGVYCPGRLKLAPDRLITGIAHLLNIAQIKVELPADDKAKETELFEALAQVGISIDLINVFPEMKIFTIPESDLPTAQQRLAQAGFKATMTQGLAKVSVVGAGMRGVPGVMARIVKVLNGAGVEILQTADSHATISCLVKAADTQKALCALHEGFNLGE
- the dapA gene encoding 4-hydroxy-tetrahydrodipicolinate synthase, producing MKAELGTVITAMVTPFTDELELDRNKMAQLTDRLIDLGSDGLLVTGTTGESPTLNFDEKVALWQTVIKAARGRVPVMLGTGTNNTQDCIALTKKAEEVGGDAILLVTPYYNKPPQNALYEHFKAVAAATTLPVMIYNVPGRTARNIDPDTVVRLANDVPNIVALKEAGGSLDQVSEICRRVPSGFNVYSGDDSLTLPMLALGAKGIVSVASHLVAGQMREMISSFTEGNWEAAKDIHLKYFPVFKGLFFTTSPAPVKAALKLVGFPVGGLRQPLLPLTNKEEIYLESILKEAGLL